One genomic region from Nostoc sphaeroides encodes:
- the priA gene encoding primosomal protein N' — translation MYINDVKLSPLLVSEPSESYKSGITVNRWVEVLVDCPGSTGLFTYRLPAQLEIKPGDILSVPFGAQQLGAIAIRLLAQPNVDLPPEKIREVEDIVSVGFFPSAYWELLNRVAAYYYTPLIQVIRVALPPGLLGRSQRRIRLVGGGGAGGQGGRGAEGSRYLLGSADPLAFLTPTARQVWEILQGQPAGDYSFVYIQQKVKSAYRGIRELLRFGLVESYLEPPRLTRPKLQKAVTLTGTIDHDLTTRQREILEVLRRHGGELWQNELLQICNASSSILKTLAQKGYIVIEEREVLRTEQGPALAGDGAKSLTVAQASALETIQTLDGFAEVLLHGVTGSGKTEVYLQAIAPLLKVGKSALVLVPEIGLTPQLTDRFRARFGNKVSVYHSALSDGERYDTWRQMLTGEPQVVIGTRSAVFAPLPNLGLIILDEEHDSSFKQDSPIPTYHARTVAQWRAELENCPLVLGSATPSLESWVSVRRQGAGGAGEEFVTHNSCTDAINRVSTLYLSLPERINSRPLPPVEIVDMRQELQQGNRSIFSRSLQVALQQLQERKQQGILFIHRRGHSTFVSCRSCGYVLECPYCDVSLAYHHTEEKAPELLRCHYCNYARSHPKFCPDCSSPYLKFFGSGTQRVTQELARQFPELRLIRFDSDTTRNKGSHRTLLTQFANGEADLLVGTQMLTKGLDLPQVTLVGVVAADGLLNLSDYRASERAFQTLTQVAGRAGRGDDPGRVIVQTYTTEHQVIAAVRSHDYHSFSQAELEQRQALNYPPYGRLILLRLSSLDPIQVQNTAQIIATTLSTEEEFEILGPAPASILRVANRYRWQILIKFAPDALPQLPDWEEVRSLCPSSVSLTIDVDPLNIM, via the coding sequence ATGTATATTAATGACGTAAAATTATCTCCTTTATTAGTATCTGAACCTAGTGAATCATACAAGTCAGGTATAACTGTTAATAGGTGGGTTGAAGTACTGGTAGACTGTCCCGGAAGTACAGGACTATTTACTTATCGATTGCCAGCCCAGTTAGAAATAAAACCAGGGGATATTTTGAGCGTGCCATTTGGGGCACAACAATTAGGAGCGATCGCAATTCGGTTACTGGCACAACCAAATGTCGATTTACCACCAGAAAAAATCCGGGAAGTAGAAGATATAGTCAGCGTTGGATTTTTCCCAAGTGCTTATTGGGAATTACTCAATCGAGTTGCTGCATATTACTATACGCCCCTAATTCAAGTAATCCGGGTTGCTCTGCCACCAGGGTTACTGGGGCGATCGCAGCGCCGCATCCGCCTTGTTGGAGGCGGGGGGGCAGGGGGGCAGGGGGGCAGAGGAGCGGAGGGGAGTCGTTATTTACTAGGATCTGCTGATCCTTTGGCTTTTTTGACTCCTACTGCACGGCAAGTTTGGGAAATTTTACAAGGGCAACCGGCGGGAGATTACAGTTTTGTCTACATCCAACAAAAAGTCAAATCTGCCTATCGAGGAATTCGGGAGTTGCTGCGATTTGGTTTAGTAGAAAGCTACTTAGAACCACCGCGATTAACTCGACCAAAGTTGCAAAAAGCAGTCACGCTTACAGGTACAATTGACCACGACTTAACTACTCGCCAAAGAGAGATTTTAGAAGTGCTGCGGCGGCATGGTGGAGAGTTGTGGCAAAATGAATTACTACAAATTTGCAATGCTAGTTCTTCTATACTCAAAACGTTGGCACAAAAAGGTTACATCGTCATCGAAGAACGGGAAGTATTGCGAACCGAACAGGGGCCAGCATTAGCAGGCGATGGGGCTAAATCTTTAACTGTTGCTCAAGCTAGCGCCTTAGAAACAATCCAAACACTAGATGGATTTGCTGAAGTTTTATTGCATGGGGTGACAGGTTCAGGAAAAACCGAAGTATATTTGCAAGCGATCGCACCTCTCCTCAAAGTCGGCAAATCCGCCCTTGTTTTAGTCCCCGAAATTGGACTAACACCCCAGCTAACCGATCGTTTTCGCGCCCGTTTTGGTAATAAAGTCAGCGTCTATCACAGCGCCCTCTCCGATGGTGAACGTTACGACACTTGGCGACAAATGCTCACAGGAGAACCTCAAGTTGTCATTGGTACGCGCAGTGCAGTTTTCGCCCCTTTGCCCAACCTGGGTTTAATTATTTTAGATGAAGAACACGATAGCAGTTTTAAACAAGACTCCCCCATACCCACCTACCACGCCCGTACCGTCGCCCAGTGGCGAGCAGAGTTAGAAAATTGCCCCTTAGTGTTAGGTTCCGCGACGCCCTCGTTAGAGAGTTGGGTAAGCGTGAGGAGGCAGGGGGCAGGGGGAGCAGGGGAAGAATTCGTAACTCATAACTCTTGTACAGACGCGATTAATCGCGTCTCTACTCTTTACCTCTCACTCCCCGAACGCATCAACTCCCGCCCTTTACCGCCGGTGGAAATAGTCGATATGCGGCAAGAGTTGCAGCAGGGAAATCGTTCTATATTTAGTAGATCGCTCCAAGTTGCTTTGCAACAGTTGCAAGAGAGAAAACAACAGGGAATTTTATTTATCCATCGGCGGGGACACAGTACTTTTGTATCTTGCCGCAGTTGTGGATATGTATTGGAATGTCCTTACTGTGACGTGTCGTTAGCGTATCACCACACCGAAGAAAAAGCACCGGAATTATTGCGCTGCCATTATTGTAACTATGCGCGATCGCACCCCAAATTCTGCCCCGATTGTAGTTCCCCTTACCTGAAATTTTTCGGTAGCGGTACTCAGCGAGTAACGCAAGAACTAGCGCGACAATTCCCAGAGTTACGCTTGATTCGTTTTGATAGCGATACCACTCGTAACAAAGGCTCACACCGTACCCTACTCACCCAATTTGCCAACGGCGAAGCAGATTTATTAGTCGGTACGCAAATGCTCACCAAAGGATTAGATTTACCACAAGTGACACTTGTGGGCGTTGTCGCCGCCGATGGATTGCTAAATTTATCAGATTATCGCGCCAGTGAACGGGCATTTCAAACCTTGACTCAAGTCGCTGGACGTGCTGGTAGAGGCGATGATCCGGGGAGGGTGATTGTACAAACTTATACTACAGAACATCAGGTAATTGCAGCAGTGCGATCGCACGATTATCACTCTTTCTCCCAAGCTGAATTAGAACAACGCCAAGCCCTCAATTATCCCCCTTATGGGCGGTTAATTTTATTGCGCTTAAGTAGTCTCGATCCCATTCAAGTGCAAAACACCGCGCAAATAATTGCCACAACCTTGAGTACAGAAGAAGAATTCGAGATATTAGGCCCAGCACCAGCAAGTATTTTGCGGGTAGCTAATCGTTATCGCTGGCAGATATTGATTAAATTTGCCCCCGATGCTTTACCACAATTGCCAGATTGGGAAGAAGTGCGATCGCTTTGTCCTTCATCTGTTAGCTTGACAATAGATGTAGACCCATTAAATATAATGTAG